A window from Chitinophaga filiformis encodes these proteins:
- a CDS encoding TolC family protein, whose amino-acid sequence MKLNSTYRRLWSLTVCALLLTLPYLSSQAQDKKSLSLKEAITLSIQNSKELKLSKTKIDAALASVKTANNSQLPDVSVSASYLRINEPNVDLKLKLGGGDSSGGGSSPKVNSVAYAMASVSLPIFSGFIIQSQKASARYLAEAAKLDADKDREAVIQNTINAYSNLYKAQQAVLLVQENLKQQQQRVADFTNLEKNGIVARNDLLKVQLQQSNVEVSLLEAESNLKLANIAMNLLLGLPETTELSTDTTTFEQVPAGAKAAAEWEQIALQNRKDAAALSARERAANAGIKAAKGEYYPSVALTGGYVALSVPNALTVTNALNAGIGVKYSPSSLWKAGSKVTEAKVRLQEVQVNEELLADNIHLSINKAYQDYLVNQKKIEAYMKAIDQASENYKIVKNKQENNLATTTDLLEADVANVQAKLNYAFAKADAIVAYTKLLETAGVLNETGTEAGK is encoded by the coding sequence ATGAAGCTTAATAGCACATACAGGCGATTATGGTCTCTGACAGTGTGCGCACTACTGCTGACTTTACCATATCTCAGCAGCCAGGCGCAGGACAAGAAGAGCCTGTCTTTGAAAGAAGCCATAACGCTTAGTATACAAAACAGTAAAGAACTCAAACTCAGCAAAACCAAAATTGATGCAGCACTGGCATCAGTTAAGACCGCCAACAATTCGCAATTACCGGACGTAAGTGTTTCTGCTTCATATCTCCGTATCAACGAGCCGAATGTAGATCTCAAACTAAAGCTGGGCGGTGGTGACAGTTCAGGTGGCGGCTCATCTCCTAAAGTGAATTCAGTGGCTTATGCTATGGCCTCCGTTTCCCTGCCGATCTTTTCCGGATTTATTATCCAGAGCCAGAAGGCGTCAGCAAGATATCTTGCCGAAGCAGCGAAGCTGGATGCTGACAAAGACCGCGAAGCTGTGATCCAGAATACGATCAACGCTTATAGCAATCTTTATAAGGCGCAACAGGCGGTACTACTCGTACAGGAAAACCTGAAGCAACAGCAGCAGCGGGTAGCAGATTTTACCAATCTTGAAAAGAACGGTATTGTGGCTCGTAACGACTTATTAAAGGTACAGCTGCAACAGTCCAATGTAGAGGTTTCACTGCTGGAAGCAGAAAGTAATCTCAAACTGGCCAATATCGCCATGAATTTATTGTTAGGACTGCCGGAAACGACAGAGCTGAGCACCGATACCACCACCTTCGAACAGGTACCCGCCGGAGCAAAAGCTGCTGCGGAATGGGAACAGATAGCCCTGCAGAACCGTAAGGACGCCGCGGCGCTCTCTGCCCGTGAAAGAGCAGCAAACGCAGGCATTAAAGCTGCTAAAGGCGAATATTATCCTTCTGTGGCGCTAACCGGTGGATACGTTGCGCTGTCAGTACCCAATGCCCTGACCGTAACTAATGCACTGAATGCCGGTATCGGCGTAAAATACTCTCCTTCTTCCCTCTGGAAAGCAGGATCAAAAGTGACAGAGGCCAAAGTAAGATTGCAGGAAGTACAGGTAAATGAAGAGCTGCTGGCAGATAATATTCATCTTTCCATCAATAAGGCATATCAGGACTATCTGGTGAATCAGAAGAAGATAGAAGCCTACATGAAAGCAATTGATCAGGCAAGTGAAAATTATAAAATAGTAAAAAACAAACAGGAGAATAACCTGGCTACAACTACAGACCTGCTGGAAGCGGATGTGGCAAATGTACAGGCAAAACTGAACTATGCCTTTGCAAAAGCAGACGCGATAGTTGCTTATACTAAACTACTGGAAACTGCAGGTGTTTTAAATGAAACAGGTACTGAGGCCGGGAAATAA
- a CDS encoding HlyD family secretion protein, translating into METQTATNNKSSQNAHEAPKKRNYRFIIVLAILVIGGGAFGISKYIHAQHHEETDNAQIEANVSPVIPRVTGYVKEVRVKDNQRVKKGDTLVILDDRDLQIKVAQAEAALAAAQANVQVAVATTTAARSNISSSQANISAVDAQIEAAKVNVWRANQDYERYSNLVKDHSITQQQYEQALAAKQTAERQLKVLEEQKKVAARQTSAVSTQSDATAEQINAAKAVIKERQAEVDNAKLVLSYSIITAPEDGEVSKIYVQPGQLVQAGQSLFSVVLSNDVWVVANFKETQLDKMKLGQKVSVHVDAFPGKSIEGKVTSFSPATGARFALLPPDNASGNFVKVVQRLPVKIEFNDLNQPEVKQLRPGMNVVVDVHLD; encoded by the coding sequence ATGGAAACGCAAACAGCTACTAACAATAAAAGTTCCCAGAATGCTCATGAGGCTCCTAAAAAGAGGAACTATCGTTTCATCATCGTTTTGGCAATCCTTGTTATCGGTGGTGGTGCATTCGGTATCTCTAAATATATACATGCCCAGCATCATGAAGAGACCGACAACGCACAGATAGAAGCAAACGTGAGCCCTGTGATACCAAGAGTAACAGGTTATGTGAAAGAGGTGCGGGTAAAAGATAACCAGCGTGTAAAAAAAGGAGATACCCTGGTTATCCTGGATGACAGGGATCTGCAGATAAAAGTAGCGCAGGCAGAAGCTGCATTGGCCGCTGCCCAGGCAAATGTACAGGTAGCAGTTGCCACCACTACGGCAGCCCGCTCAAATATCTCTTCTTCACAGGCAAATATCTCTGCAGTAGACGCGCAGATTGAAGCCGCTAAAGTGAACGTATGGCGTGCTAACCAGGACTACGAACGTTACAGCAACCTGGTTAAGGATCACTCCATTACTCAGCAACAATATGAACAGGCCCTGGCAGCAAAACAAACTGCAGAGCGCCAGTTAAAAGTGCTGGAAGAACAGAAGAAAGTGGCTGCCCGTCAGACAAGTGCTGTATCTACACAAAGTGATGCTACTGCTGAACAGATCAATGCTGCCAAAGCGGTGATCAAAGAACGCCAGGCTGAAGTTGATAACGCAAAACTGGTACTGAGCTATTCTATCATCACTGCTCCCGAAGATGGAGAAGTATCAAAAATATATGTACAGCCAGGACAGCTGGTGCAGGCCGGTCAGTCACTCTTCAGCGTAGTTTTATCCAATGATGTATGGGTTGTAGCCAACTTTAAAGAAACACAGCTCGACAAAATGAAACTGGGACAGAAAGTAAGTGTGCATGTGGATGCCTTCCCCGGTAAATCTATTGAGGGTAAAGTAACTTCCTTCTCTCCTGCTACAGGCGCTCGTTTTGCCTTACTGCCTCCTGATAACGCTTCAGGTAACTTCGTAAAGGTTGTACAGCGTTTGCCGGTGAAGATCGAATTCAATGATCTGAACCAACCTGAAGTAAAACAACTCCGTCCGGGTATGAACGTAGTTGTGGATGTACATCTTGACTAA
- a CDS encoding chloride channel protein → MSQFKTIKKYHSFFRFKRDFERYSLRKVRSYEIIIHWLHKVLSRSQFLILSGILVGLGAGMAGVVLKVLVHYIHYFITHKVHFSTQIIFYILFPFLGIVLTTVLVVWGFKGQSRKGIGLILYEIAQNSSLIPPVKMYSQIMQSAITVGLGGSAGLESPIAVTGAAIGSNYARNYNLGYKERTLLLAAGATAGIAAAFNAPIAGVMFAFEILLTGVVFSDFIPLILAAVCGSLLSKIILQEEVLFHFETRQPFNYYNVPYYIGLGLLSAFYARYFIVISQRVEHFIKGLKWSALQKAILGGLIVSVLCVLMPPLFGEGYTSVKLLAGGYSDEIIQNSFFRYIPAQSWILLLFTGCICLLKVFATAFTIHSGGNGGNFAPSLFAGGFLGYFFALLCTHLGFNNVPFTNLVIVGMAGVMSGVMYAPLTAIFLIAEASSGYDLFIPLMIVSTTSFLLAKWFSPISPELKHLADKGKIFTRAHDKNILSLLKLEELVEKDFQRISSDETLRQLIELVKQGHRNVIGVSGSDEQLEGIISLDDIRQIMFNPSLYDTITIRQLMKPPLAVIDIHDNVADVINKFDEVHTWNLPVTHEGKLVGFVSKSGILNQYRLLLQEYS, encoded by the coding sequence ATGAGCCAATTCAAGACGATAAAGAAATATCACTCTTTCTTCAGGTTTAAGCGCGATTTTGAGCGGTATAGTTTGAGAAAGGTCAGAAGCTATGAGATCATTATCCACTGGCTGCATAAGGTATTGAGCAGAAGCCAGTTCCTGATATTATCAGGTATCCTTGTTGGCCTTGGAGCCGGAATGGCGGGAGTGGTGCTGAAAGTGCTTGTACATTATATACATTATTTCATCACTCATAAGGTACATTTCAGCACACAGATCATTTTTTATATTCTCTTTCCATTCCTGGGTATTGTGCTCACAACAGTGTTGGTTGTCTGGGGGTTCAAAGGGCAGTCCAGAAAGGGTATTGGTCTTATTCTCTATGAAATTGCACAGAATTCCAGTCTTATTCCGCCGGTAAAAATGTATTCGCAGATCATGCAAAGCGCTATTACGGTAGGACTGGGAGGTTCTGCCGGATTGGAAAGTCCTATTGCAGTGACGGGCGCCGCTATTGGCAGTAATTATGCTCGCAACTATAACCTGGGATATAAGGAAAGAACGCTCTTATTGGCAGCCGGCGCCACTGCCGGTATTGCTGCTGCCTTCAACGCGCCAATTGCAGGCGTGATGTTTGCCTTTGAGATACTGTTGACAGGCGTTGTTTTCTCCGATTTCATCCCGCTGATATTAGCCGCCGTTTGCGGTAGCTTATTATCAAAGATCATTCTCCAGGAAGAAGTACTATTTCATTTTGAAACCAGGCAGCCATTCAATTATTATAATGTTCCCTACTATATTGGATTGGGATTGCTATCTGCATTTTATGCGCGTTACTTTATTGTCATATCTCAGCGCGTTGAACATTTCATTAAAGGTCTGAAATGGTCTGCCCTGCAGAAGGCTATTTTGGGAGGCCTGATAGTATCCGTTTTATGCGTGTTGATGCCGCCTTTATTCGGGGAAGGATATACCAGCGTAAAATTACTGGCAGGAGGCTATTCCGACGAGATCATTCAAAATAGTTTTTTCAGGTATATTCCTGCACAAAGCTGGATATTGTTGTTGTTCACCGGATGCATCTGCCTGCTGAAAGTATTTGCGACTGCCTTTACCATTCATAGTGGTGGTAATGGCGGTAATTTCGCTCCTTCTCTTTTCGCAGGTGGATTTCTTGGATACTTCTTCGCGTTGCTGTGCACTCACCTGGGATTTAATAATGTTCCCTTTACCAATCTGGTGATAGTGGGAATGGCAGGTGTTATGAGCGGCGTAATGTATGCACCGCTGACGGCTATTTTCCTCATTGCCGAAGCCAGCTCCGGATATGACCTTTTCATCCCGCTGATGATCGTATCTACTACATCATTCCTGCTGGCGAAATGGTTTTCTCCAATCTCTCCTGAGCTAAAACATCTGGCGGATAAAGGAAAGATCTTTACGAGAGCGCATGACAAGAATATTTTGTCCCTGCTGAAACTGGAGGAATTAGTGGAAAAAGACTTTCAGCGCATATCTTCCGATGAAACACTCAGGCAGCTGATCGAACTCGTAAAACAGGGTCATCGCAACGTAATTGGCGTGTCTGGCTCCGACGAACAGCTGGAAGGTATCATTTCCCTCGATGATATACGACAGATCATGTTCAACCCTTCCCTGTATGATACAATAACCATCAGACAATTAATGAAGCCGCCGCTTGCGGTCATTGATATCCATGATAACGTAGCAGACGTGATCAATAAATTTGATGAGGTACATACCTGGAATCTTCCGGTCACTCATGAAGGCAAGCTGGTTGGCTTTGTCTCCAAATCAGGCATACTTAATCAATATAGATTATTATTGCAGGAGTATTCATGA
- a CDS encoding DHA2 family efflux MFS transporter permease subunit, with amino-acid sequence MQQESLVEYGARRVIITITAIFCALLEIVDTTIVNVALNDMRGNMGATLSEIGWVITAYAIGNVIIVPMTSWLSQQFGRRNYFAVSIIIFTISSFLCGNATAMWELVLFRFIQGLGGGALLVTSQTIITESYPPEKRGMAQAIYGLGVIIGPTLGPPLGGYIVDNYSWPYIFYINIPIGVIATLLTLQFVRSPKYGEKKSASEIDWFGIGLLAIGVGSLQYVLERGQEDDWFNDSTILVLGIAAVLGFFFFIWRELSYKNPIVELRVLGNGNLRVGTILSFLMGFGLYGSTFIIPLYTQSTLGWTATQSGMLMIPAALTTAFMMPFIGKMLERGIPQQYLVALGMFLFFVFCFWGYKIITPDTGSEAFFWMLIVRGVGMGMLFIPITTLSLSTLKGQQIGQGAAFTGMMRQLGGSFGVALITTFVSRRNELHRVDLVSKLDTNNPDVMNRVSGMTANFASKGMDTKRALGSAYQAMEYSVMKQSVVMSYMDVFLYLGLMFLICVPFVLMVKGTKKTKLDPSAMH; translated from the coding sequence ATGCAACAAGAATCATTGGTAGAATATGGAGCCCGGCGGGTGATCATTACAATAACTGCCATCTTTTGCGCCCTGCTGGAGATCGTGGACACGACCATCGTGAACGTGGCATTGAATGATATGCGTGGAAATATGGGAGCCACGCTGAGTGAGATAGGTTGGGTGATCACTGCTTATGCTATCGGTAACGTGATTATTGTGCCGATGACGAGCTGGTTATCACAACAGTTTGGACGTCGTAACTACTTCGCGGTTTCCATTATCATATTTACTATATCCTCCTTCCTTTGCGGAAATGCCACAGCCATGTGGGAGCTCGTGTTATTCCGCTTTATACAGGGGTTGGGTGGTGGAGCCCTGCTGGTAACTTCACAAACCATTATTACTGAAAGCTATCCGCCGGAAAAAAGAGGGATGGCGCAGGCGATCTACGGTTTGGGTGTGATCATCGGCCCTACACTGGGTCCTCCTTTAGGTGGTTATATAGTAGATAATTATTCCTGGCCTTACATTTTTTATATAAACATTCCTATTGGTGTAATAGCAACCCTGCTTACACTACAATTCGTGAGAAGCCCGAAATATGGTGAAAAGAAATCAGCGAGTGAGATCGACTGGTTCGGAATCGGACTCCTGGCCATAGGAGTTGGATCACTTCAGTACGTTTTGGAACGTGGGCAGGAAGATGACTGGTTCAATGACTCGACAATATTGGTATTAGGAATTGCAGCAGTACTGGGCTTCTTCTTCTTTATCTGGAGGGAACTGTCATATAAGAATCCGATTGTGGAACTGAGGGTGCTTGGAAATGGAAATCTCAGGGTAGGTACAATACTATCGTTCCTGATGGGCTTCGGGTTATATGGATCTACCTTCATTATTCCTCTTTACACACAGAGTACACTAGGTTGGACAGCTACACAGTCAGGTATGTTGATGATACCTGCAGCCCTGACCACCGCGTTTATGATGCCCTTTATAGGTAAAATGCTGGAAAGAGGTATACCGCAACAGTATCTGGTGGCATTGGGAATGTTCCTGTTCTTTGTCTTCTGTTTTTGGGGATATAAGATCATTACACCGGATACAGGATCAGAAGCCTTTTTCTGGATGCTTATAGTAAGAGGGGTTGGGATGGGTATGCTGTTCATTCCTATTACAACACTTTCATTGTCTACGCTGAAAGGTCAGCAGATAGGACAAGGTGCGGCATTCACAGGTATGATGCGTCAGTTGGGTGGTTCTTTTGGTGTGGCGCTGATCACAACATTCGTATCCCGCCGTAATGAACTGCATCGTGTGGACCTGGTGAGCAAGCTGGATACTAATAATCCTGATGTAATGAACAGGGTATCCGGAATGACAGCCAACTTTGCTTCAAAAGGAATGGATACAAAGAGAGCCCTCGGAAGCGCTTACCAGGCAATGGAATATAGCGTCATGAAGCAGTCTGTGGTGATGTCGTATATGGACGTATTCCTGTACCTGGGCTTGATGTTCCTGATCTGCGTACCGTTTGTACTTATGGTAAAGGGCACGAAGAAAACAAAACTGGATCCAAGTGCTATGCACTAA
- a CDS encoding monovalent cation:proton antiporter-2 (CPA2) family protein: MEHSYFFIAMIYLAAAVIFIPIAKKLGLGSVLGYLLAGIVIGPSLLGFIGQEGQDIMHFAEFGVVMMLFLIGIELEPALLWNMRAPILGLGGLQVLISTAAIAGLALLLGQPLNASLALGMTLSLSSTAIVLQSLKEKGQLSSAAGQSAFSVLLFQDIAVIPMLAIFPLLAGPDSNSAADHTSSLRDNLPAWMQTLVVLAAVVVIIVAGQYLVRPLLRVVARTRVRELFTAFALLLVVAISVLMSLVGLSPALGAFLGGVVLANSEYKHELESDIEPFKGLLLGLFFMAVGASIDFKLVMSMPWVILGLVVSLMILKMIILLGLGKAFRISMEQNLLFGMALSQIGEFAFVLLAFTQQNNILPPRMVSIMTAVVALSMALTPLLLLIYERLIQPRFNQASPETNTREADEIQEKHPIIIAGFGRFGNIVGRFLRVNGVKATILDLDSDRVDALQNLGVKVYYGDASRRDLLEAAGAADAKIIIVAMDTVEQTLDVVKMVRKHFPHLQMLVKAEHIPDTYELMDLGVLHIYRETLDTSLRMGADALQMLGIRAYHAHRNISTFRKQDEKALKGLSAIRNDKKLYINTVKARIEELEKLMSNERVTKWNPSAQGWDEQSLIDEANQD; this comes from the coding sequence ATGGAACATTCTTACTTCTTTATAGCAATGATATACCTGGCTGCTGCGGTGATCTTCATCCCGATAGCCAAAAAACTCGGCTTAGGCTCCGTGCTGGGCTACCTGCTGGCTGGCATTGTAATAGGTCCATCTCTCCTGGGCTTTATCGGACAGGAGGGACAGGACATTATGCACTTTGCGGAATTTGGCGTGGTGATGATGTTGTTCCTCATCGGCATTGAACTGGAACCCGCTTTATTGTGGAATATGCGGGCGCCTATCCTGGGCCTTGGCGGATTACAGGTGCTGATCTCAACAGCTGCAATTGCCGGACTGGCCCTGTTACTTGGTCAGCCCCTGAATGCCTCACTGGCATTAGGAATGACACTGTCTCTGTCATCTACGGCAATTGTGTTGCAAAGTCTCAAAGAGAAAGGACAGTTATCGTCGGCGGCAGGTCAGAGTGCTTTTTCAGTACTGCTTTTCCAGGATATCGCAGTCATTCCGATGCTGGCGATCTTTCCCTTGCTGGCAGGTCCTGATTCAAACAGCGCTGCAGACCATACTTCATCACTCAGAGATAATCTGCCTGCCTGGATGCAGACCCTGGTAGTACTTGCCGCTGTAGTAGTGATCATTGTGGCAGGGCAATATTTGGTCCGCCCCTTGTTGAGGGTAGTGGCAAGAACACGTGTAAGGGAATTGTTCACAGCTTTCGCATTACTTCTTGTTGTAGCCATATCAGTACTTATGAGCCTCGTGGGATTAAGTCCTGCGTTAGGTGCGTTCCTGGGAGGAGTGGTATTAGCTAACAGTGAATACAAGCATGAACTGGAAAGCGATATAGAACCGTTTAAAGGCCTGCTGTTAGGCCTGTTCTTCATGGCAGTAGGAGCCTCTATTGACTTTAAGCTGGTAATGTCTATGCCATGGGTAATACTGGGCCTGGTTGTATCGTTAATGATCCTGAAAATGATCATACTCCTGGGATTAGGCAAGGCATTCCGAATCAGTATGGAGCAGAACCTGCTCTTTGGTATGGCGCTTTCCCAGATAGGAGAGTTTGCGTTTGTTTTGCTGGCCTTTACCCAACAGAATAATATCCTCCCTCCCCGGATGGTGAGTATTATGACAGCGGTAGTAGCGCTCAGCATGGCCCTGACGCCCTTACTGCTTCTAATATACGAACGCCTTATTCAGCCACGGTTCAACCAGGCCAGCCCTGAAACCAATACCCGTGAAGCAGACGAGATCCAGGAGAAACATCCAATCATCATTGCCGGGTTTGGGCGTTTTGGAAACATTGTGGGACGTTTCCTCCGGGTGAACGGAGTAAAGGCTACCATCCTGGACCTTGATTCAGACAGGGTAGATGCACTGCAAAACCTGGGTGTCAAGGTGTATTATGGCGACGCCTCCCGGCGCGATCTCCTGGAGGCCGCCGGTGCTGCTGATGCAAAGATCATTATCGTTGCCATGGATACCGTTGAGCAAACACTTGATGTGGTAAAAATGGTACGTAAACACTTCCCTCACCTGCAGATGCTGGTAAAAGCGGAGCATATCCCCGATACCTATGAACTGATGGACCTGGGCGTATTACACATCTATCGTGAAACGCTGGATACTTCACTACGTATGGGCGCGGATGCGCTTCAGATGCTCGGTATAAGGGCTTATCATGCACATCGTAATATCAGCACATTCCGGAAGCAGGATGAAAAAGCACTGAAAGGCCTGTCTGCCATCAGAAATGACAAAAAGCTCTACATCAATACGGTCAAGGCGCGTATTGAAGAACTTGAAAAACTGATGTCCAATGAAAGGGTAACCAAATGGAATCCTTCAGCACAGGGATGGGATGAGCAGTCCCTGATCGATGAGGCTAATCAGGACTAA
- a CDS encoding TetR/AcrR family transcriptional regulator codes for MEYNQKQLSILEAAEKLFASRGFHATSVRDIAHEADVNIAMISYYFGSKEKLIEAIFLKRIIAWKMTLTETLSNNGRSYIERFDALVETYVARVMGNPCFNLMMIRAQIQEDIAVNELIHENKKEVYEVIKSFINEGQENGVFNGDVDIMMMVVTLVGTTNHIMSTRHHFQRMSNLEHLTDSQLQEYLISHTSNHLKNLFKAILIHEA; via the coding sequence ATGGAATACAATCAAAAGCAATTATCAATCCTGGAGGCTGCCGAGAAGTTATTCGCTTCCCGTGGGTTCCACGCTACTTCGGTGAGGGATATTGCTCATGAGGCTGATGTGAACATCGCAATGATATCTTACTACTTTGGCTCAAAGGAGAAATTAATTGAGGCCATCTTCCTGAAAAGGATCATCGCCTGGAAAATGACGCTAACCGAAACGCTTAGTAATAACGGACGTTCATATATTGAAAGATTTGATGCATTAGTGGAAACGTATGTGGCCCGTGTCATGGGCAATCCCTGCTTCAATCTGATGATGATAAGGGCGCAGATCCAGGAAGACATTGCAGTGAACGAACTTATTCACGAAAATAAAAAGGAAGTATACGAGGTGATCAAGTCCTTCATTAATGAAGGACAGGAAAACGGGGTATTTAACGGCGATGTGGATATTATGATGATGGTGGTTACCCTTGTTGGTACGACTAATCATATAATGTCTACCAGGCACCATTTCCAGCGCATGAGCAATTTAGAGCATCTTACAGATAGCCAACTTCAGGAATATCTGATCAGTCATACAAGCAATCATTTGAAAAATTTGTTTAAAGCCATTCTAATCCATGAAGCTTAA
- a CDS encoding NAD(P)H-dependent oxidoreductase: MAKILILFAHPAFEKSRVHSQLLTAIRGMPGVTLHDLYEVYPDLNIDVRHEQSLLLQHDIILFQHPFYWYSAPAMIKQWQDLVLEHGWAYGRTGTALRGKMAGNVISAGAQESTYSKEGWHHYTIHDFLLPFRQTAVLCNMQYLDPFVIYGTHRLSYTGILEQAVAYKKMLEGLRDGQLKIQ; encoded by the coding sequence ATGGCCAAAATTCTGATCTTATTCGCGCATCCTGCATTTGAAAAATCCAGGGTGCATTCACAGTTACTAACTGCCATACGCGGCATGCCGGGAGTGACCCTGCATGACCTTTACGAGGTATATCCCGATTTGAATATTGACGTAAGGCATGAGCAATCGCTGCTCCTCCAGCACGACATTATATTGTTCCAGCACCCTTTTTACTGGTACAGCGCTCCTGCAATGATCAAACAGTGGCAGGACCTCGTTCTTGAACACGGTTGGGCCTATGGACGTACAGGCACTGCATTGCGGGGAAAAATGGCCGGTAATGTCATTTCTGCCGGCGCACAGGAATCAACATATAGCAAAGAGGGTTGGCATCATTATACCATCCATGATTTCCTTTTGCCATTCAGGCAAACGGCAGTGCTTTGCAATATGCAGTACCTGGACCCTTTTGTTATTTACGGTACGCACCGGCTTTCCTACACGGGAATCCTGGAGCAGGCGGTTGCTTATAAAAAAATGCTGGAAGGGCTACGGGACGGACAATTAAAAATTCAATGA
- a CDS encoding transglutaminase-like domain-containing protein codes for MAIDESKYTTFQQFLLNLLSLLTIIPLAPYLNRYIPPLVVQGWHMDMFVAVLIAFLFTRLLLWIFKPLIIPAFVLVCSVLFINYFTDNYSFTNVLNDYKGMVQGNWGAKNNKQFDILSLYPRRVETYRDKTVRGIRDKVNYKDSLVRNFSVAHSVKDFDEYFPKYGKVSRYLALFHYINRHFKYVPDTHRDEYFATPMETIQNGLGGDCDDHSILMASCLQSIGARCRIVLIQGHAYPELYCGSKEDFEVIKQAIVTLFPQPPVKEIHYHEMKGEYWINLDYTARHPGGKYMNDKVYALIEL; via the coding sequence ATGGCCATTGATGAAAGTAAATACACTACATTCCAACAATTTCTGCTCAACCTGCTGAGCCTGTTGACCATTATACCATTGGCGCCTTACCTTAACCGGTATATACCTCCATTAGTTGTACAAGGCTGGCATATGGATATGTTTGTGGCAGTGCTGATCGCCTTCCTGTTCACGCGTTTGCTATTATGGATCTTTAAACCGTTGATCATCCCGGCCTTTGTGCTTGTTTGCAGTGTATTGTTTATCAATTATTTTACAGACAACTATTCCTTTACCAATGTTCTGAACGATTATAAGGGTATGGTACAGGGTAACTGGGGCGCCAAGAACAATAAACAGTTCGACATTCTCAGCCTTTACCCCAGACGTGTGGAAACTTATCGTGATAAAACAGTAAGGGGCATACGGGACAAGGTTAACTATAAAGACTCACTGGTTCGCAATTTTTCTGTTGCCCATTCTGTGAAAGATTTTGATGAATATTTTCCAAAATACGGGAAGGTATCCCGCTATCTCGCATTGTTCCATTATATCAACAGGCATTTCAAATATGTGCCTGACACCCATCGTGATGAATATTTCGCTACTCCCATGGAAACCATCCAGAATGGCTTGGGGGGTGACTGCGATGACCACTCTATACTGATGGCTTCCTGCCTGCAATCTATTGGTGCCCGCTGCCGTATTGTACTTATACAGGGACACGCCTATCCGGAACTTTATTGCGGCAGTAAAGAGGACTTTGAAGTTATAAAACAGGCCATTGTTACTTTGTTTCCGCAACCTCCTGTGAAGGAGATCCACTACCACGAGATGAAAGGCGAATACTGGATAAACCTTGACTATACTGCCCGTCACCCGGGAGGCAAGTATATGAACGACAAGGTTTATGCATTGATTGAATTATGA